A section of the Myxococcus virescens genome encodes:
- the cysK gene encoding cysteine synthase A gives MKVNSILETIGNTPHVRINRLFPSRVTVHLKLERANPGGSIKDRIALSMIEDAEQRGLLKKDSVIIEPTSGNTGIGLAMVAAVKGYKLVLVMPESMSVERRRLMAAYGATFELTPRAQGMKGAIARANELLSQVPNSWMPQQFENEANIEVHRRTTVQEILKDFPEGLDYLITGVGTGGHITACAEELKKVWPKLKVFAVEPTKSPVISGGQPGPHPIQGLGAGFIPKNLHKDALDGAIQVTEEDAFEFTRRAAREEGIFVGISTGAALSAVNQKLGEMTDGSRVLAFNYDTGERYLSIEPLFPAQ, from the coding sequence ATGAAGGTGAACAGCATCCTGGAGACCATCGGAAACACGCCGCACGTGCGCATCAACCGGCTGTTTCCGTCCCGCGTGACGGTCCATCTGAAGCTCGAGCGCGCCAACCCGGGCGGCAGCATCAAGGACCGCATCGCGTTGTCCATGATTGAGGACGCGGAGCAGCGCGGCCTGCTCAAGAAGGACAGCGTCATCATCGAGCCGACCAGCGGCAACACCGGCATCGGCCTGGCCATGGTGGCGGCGGTGAAGGGCTACAAGCTGGTGCTCGTCATGCCGGAGTCCATGAGCGTCGAGCGCCGCCGGCTGATGGCCGCCTACGGCGCCACGTTCGAGCTGACCCCGCGCGCGCAGGGCATGAAGGGCGCCATCGCTCGCGCCAACGAGCTGCTGTCGCAGGTGCCCAACTCGTGGATGCCGCAGCAGTTCGAGAACGAGGCCAACATCGAGGTCCACCGCCGCACGACGGTGCAGGAAATCCTCAAGGACTTCCCGGAAGGGCTGGACTACCTCATCACCGGCGTGGGCACCGGCGGGCACATCACCGCGTGCGCCGAGGAGTTGAAGAAGGTCTGGCCGAAGCTGAAGGTCTTCGCCGTGGAGCCCACCAAGTCGCCCGTCATCAGCGGCGGCCAGCCGGGCCCGCACCCCATCCAGGGCCTTGGCGCCGGCTTCATCCCGAAGAACCTGCACAAGGACGCGCTGGACGGCGCCATTCAGGTGACCGAGGAGGACGCCTTCGAGTTCACCCGCCGCGCCGCGCGTGAGGAGGGCATCTTCGTGGGCATCTCCACCGGCGCCGCGCTGTCCGCCGTGAATCAGAAGCTGGGCGAGATGACCGACGGCAGCCGCGTGCTCGCCTTCAACTACGACACGGGCGAGCGCTACCTCTCCATCGAGCCGCTCTTCCCGGCCCAGTAG
- a CDS encoding serine/threonine-protein kinase: protein MHSTDDEEGVAYLGGAAPEPQLRVTPPPAIVKPPPRAGLPPVPQRTETPPDATFQPVTPPPALSLGETLRPVTPMSPHGTLLQGIVVTATSSAVRGLVPGQTVAQRYRVERWLGAGGSSTVYEATDLHQDLRVALKVLAVPHADASMVARFRQEVEHARALEHVNILRVFDVGVDGDRHFLTVELLDGVDLRQRLMERRATLAEALRWLTHATVALEHAHGRGVLHRDVKPANLFITRTGVLKLMDFGLAKSTHVMGTTAQGAVLGTPEYMAPEQVTGNPAVSPATDLYALGVVAYELFTGQLPFRHPEPVPLMFLHVQERPVPPRTLRPALPEPFEHVVLRLLEKRPDDRYRSAAELRTALAKLWPHALNADASVTARAPAPPLARARAPGPGGGTG from the coding sequence GTGCACTCGACCGACGACGAAGAAGGCGTGGCGTACCTGGGGGGCGCCGCGCCGGAGCCGCAATTGCGGGTGACTCCGCCGCCGGCCATCGTGAAACCGCCGCCCCGCGCCGGCCTCCCCCCTGTCCCGCAGCGGACGGAAACCCCTCCCGACGCGACGTTCCAGCCGGTGACGCCACCACCGGCCCTGTCGCTTGGGGAGACACTGCGCCCGGTGACCCCCATGTCGCCGCACGGCACGCTGCTCCAGGGCATTGTGGTGACCGCGACCTCCAGCGCCGTGCGAGGCCTGGTGCCCGGCCAGACGGTGGCCCAGCGGTACCGCGTGGAGCGCTGGCTGGGCGCCGGGGGCAGCTCCACCGTGTACGAGGCCACCGACCTCCACCAGGACCTGCGCGTGGCCCTCAAGGTCCTCGCGGTGCCCCATGCGGATGCCTCGATGGTGGCGCGCTTCCGCCAGGAGGTGGAGCACGCCCGGGCGCTGGAGCACGTCAACATCCTGCGTGTCTTCGATGTGGGCGTGGACGGCGATCGGCACTTCCTCACCGTGGAGTTGCTGGATGGCGTGGATTTGCGTCAGCGACTGATGGAGCGGCGCGCCACGTTGGCGGAGGCGCTGCGCTGGCTCACCCACGCGACGGTGGCGCTGGAGCACGCGCACGGCCGGGGCGTGCTCCACCGCGACGTGAAGCCCGCCAACCTCTTCATCACCCGCACCGGCGTGCTCAAGCTGATGGACTTCGGGCTCGCCAAGAGCACGCACGTCATGGGGACGACGGCCCAGGGCGCGGTGCTCGGCACGCCGGAGTACATGGCGCCCGAACAGGTGACGGGCAACCCCGCGGTGTCACCCGCCACGGACCTGTACGCGCTCGGCGTGGTGGCCTACGAGCTGTTCACCGGACAGCTTCCGTTCCGCCACCCGGAGCCCGTGCCGCTGATGTTCCTGCACGTCCAGGAGCGCCCCGTGCCGCCGCGCACGTTGCGACCGGCGCTGCCGGAGCCCTTCGAGCACGTCGTGCTGCGGCTGCTGGAGAAACGCCCCGACGACCGCTACCGGTCCGCGGCCGAGCTCCGCACCGCGCTGGCGAAGCTGTGGCCCCACGCGCTGAATGCAGATGCGTCTGTGACGGCACGAGCGCCGGCGCCGCCCCTCGCGCGCGCCCGAGCGCCGGGCCCGGGAGGCGGCACGGGCTGA
- a CDS encoding MFS transporter translates to MDGSGVTAEPMVSARPGVARRTATGAVLLALVVSAFEGTVVTSAMPTITRELGGQHLYSWVFSAFLFASTVGVLVSGTLADRLGRKPVFFSGMGLFLVGSALCGLADSVPGLIAFRVIQGLGAGALQPTTLTISADLYTLRERAAVQGLFTGAWGAGNVVGPLIGGWLVMHASWRWVFLVNVPVGLFAAALLYLSYRDPPRRPEVRMDRWGPVLAGSSAALLLFSLEPGAVSLRWACALAAVGAAWLLVRQQRSTVSPLLPAELLRDRAVLSGIVGGIAGGSLLYSMAAWVPLWMTEQGGHTPLAAGLALLPMLLGWSVGSTFGVKLLVRGGMRLSAGVGFAVAALGAGWLSLAAARGWGVPAALVGLAVLGLGLGPAASTSLIGPQSRAPWHHRGIVTSALYATRLLGGSLAVALLALASGHFALQFGIAAGLTAVAALGLALLAPGRTEPAASGA, encoded by the coding sequence ATGGACGGAAGCGGCGTCACAGCGGAGCCCATGGTCAGCGCGCGTCCAGGCGTGGCGCGGCGGACCGCGACGGGCGCGGTGTTGCTGGCCCTGGTGGTCAGCGCGTTCGAAGGCACCGTCGTGACGAGTGCCATGCCCACCATCACCCGGGAGCTGGGAGGTCAGCACCTCTACTCGTGGGTGTTCTCCGCCTTTCTCTTTGCCTCCACTGTCGGCGTGCTCGTCTCCGGGACGCTGGCGGACCGGCTGGGACGCAAGCCCGTCTTTTTCTCGGGCATGGGGTTGTTCCTGGTGGGCTCCGCGCTGTGTGGCCTGGCGGACTCGGTGCCGGGGCTCATCGCCTTCCGGGTCATCCAGGGCCTGGGCGCGGGGGCGTTGCAGCCCACCACGCTCACCATCTCCGCCGACCTCTACACGCTGCGTGAGCGCGCCGCCGTGCAGGGGCTGTTCACGGGGGCCTGGGGCGCGGGCAACGTCGTGGGGCCGCTCATTGGCGGCTGGCTGGTGATGCACGCCTCGTGGCGCTGGGTGTTCCTGGTCAACGTGCCGGTGGGGCTGTTCGCCGCGGCGCTGCTGTACCTCTCCTACCGCGACCCGCCTCGCCGTCCGGAGGTCCGCATGGACCGGTGGGGGCCCGTGCTCGCGGGCTCCTCGGCGGCGCTGCTCCTCTTCTCGTTGGAGCCGGGGGCTGTGAGCCTGCGGTGGGCCTGCGCGCTGGCCGCCGTGGGCGCGGCCTGGCTGCTGGTGCGGCAGCAACGCTCGACGGTGTCTCCGTTGCTCCCGGCGGAGTTGCTGAGAGATCGCGCGGTGCTCAGCGGCATCGTGGGCGGCATCGCGGGCGGCTCGTTGCTGTACAGCATGGCCGCGTGGGTGCCGTTGTGGATGACGGAGCAGGGCGGTCACACGCCACTGGCGGCGGGACTGGCGCTGCTGCCGATGCTGCTGGGCTGGTCCGTGGGCTCCACCTTCGGCGTGAAGCTGCTGGTGCGCGGAGGCATGCGACTGAGCGCCGGCGTGGGCTTCGCGGTGGCGGCGCTGGGGGCCGGGTGGCTGTCATTGGCCGCCGCACGGGGCTGGGGTGTGCCCGCGGCGCTGGTGGGGCTGGCGGTGCTCGGCCTGGGGCTGGGGCCCGCCGCCAGCACGTCGCTGATTGGACCGCAGTCCCGCGCGCCCTGGCACCACCGGGGCATCGTCACCAGCGCGCTCTACGCCACGCGGCTGCTGGGCGGCTCACTGGCGGTGGCGTTGCTCGCGCTGGCCAGCGGGCACTTCGCCCTGCAGTTCGGCATCGCCGCTGGACTCACGGCCGTCGCGGCGCTCGGGTTGGCGCTGTTGGCTCCGGGCAGGACGGAGCCAGCGGCATCGGGGGCGTGA
- the epsC gene encoding serine O-acetyltransferase EpsC, which produces MDDSNARLVAALLEARQRHCFPADVRRAAPEFVGQVLGLLFPHFAERLECTAAAVHRDVTTVEASLHRIRDTLAPLYPGIERDLPARFMERLPGLYDWLRQDADAIFEADPAARTVDEVILTYPGFTAIAIYRVANALHALGFPLLPRLLTEYAHQRTGVDIHPGATIGRRFVIDHGTGVVIGETTLIGDNVKIYQGVTLGALVVEKGLTDKKRHPTIEDDVVVYANATILGGETVVGRGSIIAGNAWLTQSIPSQSVVTRRSEVRQRGENGSLDALEFHI; this is translated from the coding sequence ATGGATGACTCCAACGCCAGGCTGGTCGCGGCCCTGCTGGAAGCCCGGCAGCGACACTGCTTCCCTGCGGACGTACGGCGCGCTGCCCCCGAATTCGTAGGCCAGGTGCTCGGCCTGCTCTTCCCCCACTTCGCCGAGCGCCTGGAGTGTACGGCCGCGGCCGTCCACCGCGACGTCACCACCGTGGAGGCCAGCCTCCACCGCATCCGGGACACGCTGGCGCCCCTGTACCCGGGCATTGAACGGGACTTGCCGGCGCGCTTCATGGAGCGGCTGCCCGGCCTGTACGACTGGCTGCGACAGGACGCGGACGCCATCTTCGAGGCGGACCCGGCCGCGCGCACCGTGGACGAGGTCATCCTCACCTACCCGGGCTTCACCGCCATCGCCATCTACCGGGTGGCCAACGCGCTGCACGCCCTGGGCTTCCCGCTGCTGCCTCGCTTGCTCACGGAGTACGCGCACCAGCGAACCGGCGTGGACATCCACCCGGGGGCCACCATTGGCCGGCGCTTCGTCATCGACCATGGCACCGGCGTCGTCATCGGTGAGACGACGCTCATTGGTGACAACGTCAAAATCTATCAGGGCGTCACCCTGGGCGCGCTCGTCGTGGAGAAGGGGCTGACGGACAAGAAGCGTCACCCCACCATCGAGGACGACGTGGTGGTGTACGCCAACGCCACCATCCTGGGCGGAGAAACCGTGGTGGGCCGGGGCAGCATCATCGCCGGCAACGCCTGGCTCACGCAGAGCATCCCCTCTCAATCCGTGGTTACCCGCCGCAGCGAGGTGCGTCAGCGCGGCGAGAACGGCTCGCTGGACGCACTCGAATTCCACATCTGA
- a CDS encoding aminotransferase class V-fold PLP-dependent enzyme, giving the protein MTRSLESYRDLFPVLREQLYLNHAGVAPTSLRAAEAVRGWMEDIVHHGIKHERGWEAHCERVRGLAARLINAEPGEIAFVRNTSHGLGLVAEGLDWKPGDEVVVASSLEYPSNVYPWLHLKDRGVTVREIQTPEGGVTPEAVAAALTPSTRLVAVSSVQFATGYRTDLDAVGALCERAGVLFCVDGIQSVGCIPVDVKKSRVHFLSADSHKWMLGIAGIGFLYVAKDVLPRLRPVLVGWRSTTDAWNFNRSHFELRPDAGKLEEGSAAYTGIYALGAALELLHEVGVDAISTRIRELLGQLETGLRGLGCDVGPAPEHRAGILTFLPPEGEARALGAWLAGREVALSVRRGRVRLSPHFYNLPEEMDRLVELVRTHRG; this is encoded by the coding sequence ATGACGCGCTCGCTCGAATCCTACCGAGACCTCTTCCCCGTGCTGAGGGAGCAGCTCTATCTCAACCACGCCGGTGTGGCTCCCACCAGCCTGCGCGCCGCCGAGGCCGTGCGCGGGTGGATGGAGGACATCGTCCACCACGGCATCAAGCACGAGCGCGGCTGGGAGGCCCATTGCGAGCGCGTGCGGGGCCTGGCCGCCCGCCTCATCAACGCCGAGCCCGGCGAGATTGCCTTCGTGCGCAACACCAGCCACGGCCTGGGCCTGGTGGCCGAGGGGCTGGACTGGAAGCCCGGCGACGAGGTCGTCGTCGCATCCTCGCTGGAGTACCCCTCCAACGTCTATCCCTGGCTGCACCTGAAGGACCGCGGCGTCACCGTGCGCGAAATCCAGACGCCCGAAGGGGGCGTGACGCCGGAAGCCGTGGCCGCCGCGCTCACCCCGAGCACCCGGCTGGTGGCCGTGTCCTCCGTGCAGTTCGCCACCGGCTACCGCACGGACCTGGACGCGGTGGGCGCCCTGTGCGAGCGGGCGGGCGTCCTGTTCTGCGTGGACGGCATCCAGAGCGTGGGCTGCATCCCCGTGGACGTGAAGAAGAGCCGCGTCCACTTCCTCAGCGCGGACAGCCACAAGTGGATGCTGGGCATCGCCGGCATCGGCTTCCTCTACGTGGCCAAGGACGTCCTGCCCAGGCTGCGTCCCGTGCTGGTGGGCTGGCGCAGCACCACCGACGCCTGGAACTTCAACCGCAGCCACTTCGAGCTGCGCCCGGACGCGGGCAAGCTGGAGGAGGGCAGCGCCGCGTACACCGGCATCTACGCCCTGGGCGCCGCGCTGGAGCTGCTGCACGAGGTGGGGGTGGACGCCATCTCCACGCGCATCCGCGAGCTGCTGGGCCAGCTGGAGACAGGGCTGCGTGGGCTGGGCTGCGACGTGGGGCCCGCGCCGGAGCACCGGGCGGGCATCCTCACGTTCCTGCCTCCGGAGGGCGAGGCCCGCGCGCTCGGCGCGTGGCTCGCCGGAAGGGAGGTGGCCCTCTCGGTGCGCCGCGGGCGCGTCCGCCTCTCACCCCACTTCTACAACCTGCCCGAGGAGATGGACCGGTTGGTGGAGCTGGTGCGGACGCACCGCGGCTGA
- a CDS encoding LysR family transcriptional regulator, producing the protein MTSEQLRAFLEVARAGRLATAARGLGLSQSGLSRQLQSLEAALGTRLLVRTPGGAVLTDAGERFLPHAQRALDALTAGTSELERLSGTPHGVVSLGTLHTVGAYLLPDIIPAFARQFPEVRPRLSEGLAPAMEEGVARGALDLAILSLPVRRADLVAQRLWEESLVLAVPRGHRLTKSGKPVTMDEVVEEPWVVIPGMSGTRAMEAACEARGVTPRLAVETDNAEAMRRMVERGLGVAMVPQLMARDHHAQGFDVVPLARAGVKRQVALIHRGEGYLTAAARALKSFIVESVRAMPEPWGTRKAAPGARVR; encoded by the coding sequence ATGACCTCCGAACAGCTCCGAGCCTTCCTCGAAGTCGCCCGGGCGGGACGCCTGGCCACCGCCGCGCGTGGGCTGGGTCTGTCCCAGTCCGGCCTCTCCCGGCAGCTCCAATCACTCGAAGCCGCCCTGGGCACGCGCTTGCTCGTCCGCACGCCTGGGGGCGCGGTGCTGACAGACGCGGGAGAACGCTTCCTGCCTCACGCCCAGCGCGCCCTGGACGCACTGACGGCGGGCACCTCGGAGCTGGAGCGGCTGTCGGGGACGCCACACGGCGTGGTGTCGCTCGGCACGCTGCATACCGTGGGGGCGTACCTGCTGCCGGACATCATCCCGGCCTTCGCCCGCCAGTTCCCGGAGGTCCGGCCCCGGCTGAGTGAGGGACTGGCACCGGCCATGGAGGAAGGCGTGGCACGCGGCGCCCTGGACCTGGCCATCCTCTCCCTCCCCGTGCGGCGCGCGGACCTGGTGGCGCAGCGACTGTGGGAGGAGTCCCTGGTGCTCGCCGTCCCGCGTGGACACCGGCTGACGAAGTCAGGCAAGCCCGTGACGATGGACGAGGTCGTGGAAGAGCCCTGGGTCGTCATCCCCGGCATGAGCGGCACCCGGGCGATGGAGGCCGCCTGTGAGGCGCGGGGCGTGACACCCCGCCTGGCGGTGGAGACGGACAACGCGGAGGCCATGCGCCGCATGGTGGAGCGCGGCCTGGGCGTGGCGATGGTGCCGCAGTTGATGGCCCGAGACCACCATGCCCAGGGCTTCGACGTGGTGCCCCTGGCGCGCGCCGGGGTGAAGCGGCAGGTGGCGCTGATACACCGGGGCGAGGGCTACCTCACGGCCGCGGCGCGGGCGCTCAAGTCCTTCATCGTGGAGAGCGTGCGCGCCATGCCCGAACCCTGGGGCACGAGGAAGGCGGCTCCAGGCGCTCGGGTGCGCTAG
- a CDS encoding YqaA family protein has protein sequence MPDPSVLATWGLPGLFLIAMLAGSVVPVPSEALLAALVYGGTAPVTAIGVATMGNVLGALSLYVLGRWVAAGGGGALGRWYARRREKEGPRMQRVEAWTRKWGAPALVMSWLPVVGDAFVIAGGMLGVRPLPFVFFVTIGKGLRYLAVALSAAAAL, from the coding sequence ATGCCCGACCCGTCCGTACTCGCCACCTGGGGCCTCCCGGGGCTGTTCCTCATCGCGATGCTCGCGGGCTCCGTGGTGCCAGTGCCGTCGGAGGCGCTGCTGGCCGCGCTCGTCTACGGCGGGACGGCGCCCGTCACCGCCATCGGCGTGGCCACCATGGGCAACGTGCTGGGCGCGCTGTCGCTCTACGTGCTGGGCCGGTGGGTGGCGGCCGGTGGTGGAGGCGCCTTGGGGCGCTGGTACGCGCGGCGCCGTGAGAAGGAAGGGCCTCGCATGCAGCGCGTGGAGGCCTGGACGCGGAAGTGGGGCGCGCCCGCGCTCGTCATGTCCTGGCTGCCCGTGGTGGGTGACGCCTTCGTCATCGCCGGCGGAATGCTGGGGGTGCGCCCGCTGCCTTTCGTCTTCTTCGTCACGATCGGCAAGGGCCTTCGTTACCTCGCCGTCGCCCTGTCCGCCGCCGCCGCGCTGTAG
- a CDS encoding TfoX/Sxy family protein, translated as MARTDSFVEYTVELLEKLGPVKSRSMFGGWGLYLGGRMFGLIGGGQLFLKVDDVTKPDFQAAGCRPFIYEGMKTPVEMGYWTPPADAADDAYALLPWARKAVDAANRAAVKKAQKTTRKKAPAKKRTSRVKPS; from the coding sequence ATGGCCCGGACGGACAGCTTCGTTGAGTACACGGTGGAACTGCTGGAGAAGCTGGGGCCCGTGAAGTCCCGGTCGATGTTCGGCGGCTGGGGGCTCTACCTCGGCGGACGGATGTTCGGGCTCATCGGCGGCGGTCAGTTGTTCCTGAAGGTGGATGACGTCACCAAGCCGGACTTCCAGGCCGCCGGATGCCGGCCGTTCATCTACGAAGGGATGAAGACCCCGGTGGAGATGGGCTATTGGACTCCGCCCGCGGACGCGGCGGATGACGCCTACGCGCTCCTGCCCTGGGCCCGGAAGGCCGTGGACGCGGCGAACCGGGCCGCGGTGAAGAAGGCCCAAAAGACGACGCGAAAGAAGGCGCCGGCGAAGAAGCGCACCTCACGCGTCAAGCCGTCTTGA
- a CDS encoding c-type cytochrome, whose amino-acid sequence MRRTILDAMRNTLFVGAALLAGCAGTVHAPYPPIRADLSPAALERGAAIFHASCESCHRGGDAETASGAPLRELPSYMGRFYAANLTSHAEAGIGAMTDEELARAIRFAVSRDGRLMVMPSYGMGDADLAAVLGFMRSGHPLFTPDSVPAPPSKFSFFGGIGFRFITGNEPVERPASGIPVPPKAATREYGHYMAHDVYDCASCHTDGFSPRKTEGDDVFAGGMAFVDPEGRNVHSSNITFHETGLAHWTLEDFTRAVRDGLAPDGSVLRSPMPRFRGMDEVEARALYDYLRSVPPRKNAVKGARPRLTAESVRPKWGAEEAEEQSAEVRPDAAQASAPDETRTGDVPNASASVKGAGEETSAPPVSPAQPPASHQGTQGEDAHAAVTPSASATASGSAMPTAPGATGKSAASAPSAQPDAANTAAAGPSTLASKPAPTRKPRPAAPKVDAPALFVKLGCASCHAPGARYHDRLAKVASRSEAELVRWVRNPEQFLPGTPMPTYAELIDEKTARALVRWVKAGGLSKLPSTSR is encoded by the coding sequence ATGCGCCGCACCATCCTGGACGCCATGAGGAACACGTTGTTCGTGGGCGCCGCCCTGCTGGCGGGCTGCGCGGGAACCGTTCATGCGCCCTACCCGCCCATCCGCGCGGACCTGTCCCCCGCCGCCCTGGAGCGAGGGGCCGCCATCTTCCACGCGAGCTGCGAGTCATGTCACCGCGGGGGCGACGCGGAGACGGCGTCGGGCGCGCCGCTGCGCGAGCTGCCCTCGTACATGGGGCGCTTCTACGCGGCGAATCTCACGTCGCATGCCGAGGCGGGCATTGGCGCCATGACGGATGAGGAGTTGGCGCGGGCCATCCGCTTCGCGGTGAGCCGCGACGGGCGGTTGATGGTGATGCCCAGCTACGGCATGGGCGACGCGGACCTGGCGGCGGTGCTGGGCTTCATGCGCTCCGGGCACCCGCTCTTCACGCCAGATTCAGTGCCCGCGCCCCCGTCGAAGTTCAGCTTCTTCGGCGGTATCGGCTTCCGCTTCATCACTGGGAATGAGCCGGTGGAACGGCCCGCCTCGGGCATCCCCGTGCCGCCCAAGGCGGCGACCCGGGAGTACGGCCACTACATGGCGCATGACGTCTACGACTGCGCCTCGTGTCACACGGATGGCTTCAGCCCTCGGAAGACAGAGGGCGATGACGTGTTCGCGGGTGGCATGGCGTTCGTCGACCCGGAGGGAAGGAACGTTCATTCCAGCAACATCACGTTCCACGAGACGGGGCTGGCGCATTGGACGCTGGAGGACTTCACCCGCGCGGTGCGTGACGGACTGGCACCAGATGGCTCCGTGCTGCGCTCGCCCATGCCTCGCTTCCGGGGCATGGACGAGGTGGAGGCGCGAGCGCTCTATGACTATCTGCGCTCCGTGCCGCCCAGGAAGAACGCGGTGAAGGGTGCGCGGCCGCGGCTCACCGCGGAGTCAGTCCGCCCGAAATGGGGCGCGGAGGAGGCGGAGGAGCAGAGCGCGGAGGTACGCCCCGATGCGGCGCAGGCCAGCGCGCCCGATGAGACGCGCACGGGAGATGTTCCCAACGCCAGCGCCTCCGTGAAGGGAGCAGGGGAAGAAACCTCGGCTCCGCCAGTTTCCCCCGCGCAACCTCCGGCCAGCCATCAGGGCACACAGGGAGAAGACGCCCATGCCGCAGTGACGCCTTCGGCCTCGGCGACCGCTTCCGGCTCGGCGATGCCCACAGCACCCGGAGCCACCGGCAAGAGCGCGGCATCGGCACCGTCCGCGCAACCCGATGCGGCCAACACCGCTGCGGCCGGCCCCTCCACGCTGGCCAGCAAGCCCGCCCCCACCCGCAAGCCGCGCCCCGCTGCGCCCAAGGTGGACGCCCCTGCCCTCTTCGTGAAGCTCGGCTGCGCGAGCTGCCACGCTCCTGGCGCGCGGTATCACGACCGGCTCGCCAAGGTCGCCTCGCGCAGCGAGGCCGAACTGGTCCGGTGGGTGCGAAACCCCGAGCAGTTCCTCCCCGGCACGCCCATGCCCACCTACGCGGAGTTGATTGACGAGAAGACCGCGCGTGCCCTGGTGCGCTGGGTGAAGGCGGGAGGCCTGTCCAAGCTGCCCTCCACCTCGCGCTGA
- a CDS encoding AMP-binding protein gives MSPNPVPSYAHGTSTTPLLGETIGQNLRRTVERHGDREALVVASQGFRATYQQLWALTSQVARGLMALGVQKGDRVGLWSPNRFEWVAVQYATARIGAILVNINPAYRTSELEYALNQSGTKVLLHARGFRQTDYRGMVKEVQPRCASLAAALVLEDDWQRLLDGAADVSEGALAAREASLQFDDAINIQYTSGTTGFPKGATLSHHNVLNNGFFIGEALRYGPEDRVCIPVPFYHCFGMVIGNLACTSHGATMVIPAEAFDPLTVLQTVQAERCTSLYGVPTMFIAELDHPRFGEFDLSTLRTGVMAGSPCPVEVMKQVQSRMHMREVTICYGMTETSPVSTQSALDEPLDKRVSTVGRVHPHLEVKVIDPGSGEVVPRGSPGELCTRGYSVMLGYWANPEATAAAVDAAGWMHTGDLAVMDDEGYVKVVGRIKDTIIRGGENISPREVEEFLHTHPGVSETQVIGVPSKKYGEEVMAWVRVKPGATLTAEELTRFCTGRIASYKIPRFWKFVDAFPMTVTGKVQKFKMREASVVELGLEDAAAIKTA, from the coding sequence ATGTCCCCAAACCCGGTCCCTTCCTACGCCCATGGCACCAGCACCACCCCGCTGCTGGGGGAGACGATTGGCCAGAACCTGCGCCGCACCGTCGAGCGCCACGGCGACCGGGAGGCCCTGGTGGTGGCGTCCCAGGGGTTTCGGGCCACGTATCAACAGCTCTGGGCGCTCACCTCGCAGGTGGCCCGGGGACTGATGGCCCTGGGCGTTCAGAAGGGGGACCGGGTGGGGCTCTGGTCACCCAACCGCTTCGAATGGGTGGCCGTCCAGTACGCCACGGCCCGTATCGGCGCCATCCTGGTCAACATCAACCCTGCCTACCGCACCTCGGAGCTGGAGTACGCCCTCAACCAGTCCGGCACCAAGGTGCTGCTCCACGCACGGGGCTTCCGGCAGACGGACTACCGGGGCATGGTGAAAGAGGTCCAGCCGCGCTGTGCCAGCCTGGCGGCGGCGCTCGTCCTGGAGGACGACTGGCAGCGGCTGCTCGATGGCGCGGCGGATGTTTCAGAGGGCGCGTTGGCCGCCCGCGAGGCGTCGCTCCAGTTCGATGACGCCATCAACATCCAATACACGTCGGGAACGACAGGCTTCCCGAAGGGCGCCACGCTGTCGCACCACAATGTCTTGAACAACGGCTTCTTCATCGGGGAGGCCCTGCGCTACGGCCCCGAGGACCGGGTGTGCATCCCGGTGCCATTCTACCACTGCTTCGGCATGGTGATTGGCAACCTGGCCTGTACCAGCCACGGCGCCACCATGGTGATCCCCGCCGAGGCGTTCGACCCGCTGACGGTGCTCCAGACGGTGCAGGCCGAGCGCTGCACGTCGCTGTACGGCGTGCCCACGATGTTCATCGCGGAGCTGGACCATCCGCGCTTCGGTGAGTTCGATTTGTCGACGCTGCGCACCGGTGTCATGGCGGGCTCGCCGTGTCCGGTGGAGGTGATGAAGCAGGTGCAGTCGCGCATGCACATGCGCGAGGTGACCATCTGCTACGGCATGACGGAGACGTCGCCGGTGTCCACGCAGAGCGCACTGGACGAGCCGCTGGACAAGCGCGTTTCCACCGTGGGGCGCGTGCATCCGCACCTGGAGGTCAAGGTCATCGACCCGGGCTCGGGTGAGGTGGTTCCTCGCGGCTCGCCGGGCGAGCTGTGCACGCGTGGGTACAGCGTCATGCTGGGGTACTGGGCCAACCCCGAGGCCACCGCCGCGGCCGTGGACGCCGCCGGGTGGATGCACACGGGCGACCTCGCGGTGATGGACGACGAGGGCTACGTGAAGGTGGTGGGCCGCATCAAGGACACCATCATCCGGGGCGGTGAGAACATCTCCCCGCGCGAGGTCGAGGAGTTCCTCCACACGCACCCGGGCGTCAGCGAGACGCAGGTCATTGGCGTGCCGAGCAAGAAGTACGGCGAGGAGGTCATGGCCTGGGTGCGCGTGAAGCCCGGCGCGACGCTCACCGCCGAGGAGCTGACGCGGTTCTGCACGGGCCGCATCGCGTCCTACAAGATTCCCCGCTTCTGGAAGTTCGTGGACGCGTTCCCGATGACGGTGACGGGCAAGGTGCAGAAGTTCAAGATGCGCGAGGCATCCGTCGTCGAGCTGGGGCTGGAGGACGCCGCGGCCATCAAGACGGCTTGA